In Sebaldella termitidis ATCC 33386, one DNA window encodes the following:
- a CDS encoding DUF4274 domain-containing protein yields MSNEELKELFKFILHSESCEDITGKISGIRDTYVLHTLAYNMNYHKIYYYKSGNFCIENAVINNPDCDLGTAMLLFYFWNGFDYLLESNIRYNKIVSLINRVTVSKETQFLKKVYEKILNRGFKTGIAYKPKIGKIELSIFEKRNFVPPKVFLEETPGIEYEALKIWYK; encoded by the coding sequence ATGTCAAATGAAGAATTAAAAGAGTTATTTAAGTTTATTCTGCATTCTGAAAGCTGTGAGGATATAACCGGAAAGATAAGCGGCATCAGGGATACCTATGTTTTGCATACTCTTGCGTATAATATGAATTATCATAAAATATATTATTATAAATCCGGGAATTTTTGCATAGAGAATGCTGTTATTAATAATCCTGACTGTGATTTAGGAACTGCAATGCTTTTGTTTTACTTTTGGAACGGCTTTGATTATCTGCTTGAAAGTAATATCAGATATAATAAAATAGTTTCGTTAATTAACAGGGTAACAGTTAGTAAAGAAACGCAATTTTTGAAAAAAGTTTATGAAAAGATTTTAAACAGGGGTTTTAAAACAGGTATTGCATATAAACCCAAGATAGGGAAAATTGAATTATCAATTTTTGAAAAGAGAAATTTTGTACCTCCGAAAGTATTTCTGGAAGAAACTCCGGGAATTGAGTATGAGGCTCTGAAAATATGGTATAAATAA
- a CDS encoding winged helix-turn-helix transcriptional regulator yields the protein MDIIYTCPLELTQKVISKKWTAILLWRLRMGKQRVKDFKNDIKGCNEKMLIQHLNSLLKDGFIGKLEYDVYPKKTEYYLTEKGEALLPVLKLMQEYGREYLI from the coding sequence ATGGATATAATATACACATGTCCTCTGGAGCTTACACAAAAAGTAATATCAAAAAAATGGACTGCCATATTATTATGGCGTTTAAGAATGGGAAAACAAAGAGTAAAAGATTTTAAAAATGATATAAAAGGGTGTAATGAAAAAATGCTTATACAGCATTTGAATTCTCTGCTGAAGGATGGATTTATCGGAAAGCTGGAATATGATGTATATCCCAAAAAAACAGAATATTATCTGACTGAAAAGGGAGAGGCTCTGCTGCCTGTTTTGAAGCTTATGCAGGAGTATGGAAGGGAGTATCTTATATAA
- a CDS encoding YbhB/YbcL family Raf kinase inhibitor-like protein: protein MKKSVILICLIFSAVIFGKGNFILKSEGIVNNIIEEKYGGKGADTIKGVGSRSLPLEWSNPPKGTKSFVIIMEDHDAIPVTGFTWIHWSVADIEPEKRKLNENESRSNPALIQGLNSWNSSIGGFTSEEASFYGGPMPPDKDHKYRFTIYALDKKLDLKNGYYLNELYEKMDGHVLDKSVLEGIYKK, encoded by the coding sequence ATGAAAAAAAGTGTGATTTTGATATGCCTGATATTTTCAGCTGTTATTTTTGGAAAAGGAAATTTTATTTTAAAAAGTGAAGGTATAGTAAATAATATTATAGAAGAAAAATATGGTGGAAAGGGTGCGGATACTATAAAAGGCGTGGGAAGCAGGTCACTTCCTCTGGAATGGTCAAATCCGCCTAAAGGAACAAAAAGCTTTGTTATAATAATGGAAGATCATGACGCTATACCGGTAACGGGATTTACGTGGATACACTGGAGTGTGGCTGATATAGAGCCGGAAAAGAGAAAGCTAAATGAAAACGAAAGCAGAAGCAATCCCGCTCTTATACAGGGATTAAACAGCTGGAACAGTTCTATAGGAGGTTTTACTTCTGAAGAGGCATCGTTTTACGGCGGGCCTATGCCGCCGGACAAAGATCATAAATACAGATTTACTATCTATGCACTGGATAAAAAGCTTGATTTGAAAAACGGTTATTATCTGAATGAGCTTTATGAAAAAATGGACGGGCATGTGTTGGACAAAAGTGTTTTGGAAGGAATTTACAAAAAATAA
- a CDS encoding DNA glycosylase AlkZ-like family protein: MTKEKIIYLRLLKNGLLRPFDSVQSCIHNLIGIQSQHQQFGEISIFNRTKPALDPADLIDLYSSHKIVKTWGQRTTVHMYGIEDWENISDVFFGSIPVVNKCRNENPEEFDRLLALLDKEGQKKKILSKKDILEITEKNSGGFSFDTNGLMYSLILQSTLSRILFGLPEMPHTKSFVHYTNLNKKKWNFTSDRHAETLKNIMLRYFTYYSPATLADFCHWSGLKKSFVEGKFNEIKNSLEEFSFDNKKYYLPKNDEDLLALKNDNRFNDNKEALLLGKFDPLFVCYKHKDWIASPAQEKEVWRTSAIIEAVFLLGNRLSGTWRYETKGKNINFNFFMFEKVNASEKKKLIKKAENLALFQKKKINEVNFNSY, encoded by the coding sequence GTGACAAAAGAAAAAATAATTTATCTCCGTCTTTTGAAAAACGGACTTTTAAGACCTTTTGATTCTGTTCAGTCCTGTATTCATAATCTTATCGGGATACAGTCACAGCATCAGCAGTTCGGTGAAATTTCCATTTTCAACAGAACGAAACCGGCTCTTGACCCTGCTGACCTTATCGATCTCTATTCCTCACATAAAATAGTAAAAACATGGGGTCAGAGGACTACTGTACATATGTACGGCATTGAAGACTGGGAAAATATATCCGATGTTTTTTTCGGCAGCATTCCCGTAGTAAATAAATGCAGAAACGAAAACCCCGAAGAATTTGACCGTCTTCTTGCTCTTCTGGACAAAGAGGGACAAAAGAAAAAAATTCTTTCCAAAAAAGATATTTTAGAAATTACAGAAAAAAACAGCGGCGGTTTTTCTTTCGATACTAACGGACTGATGTATTCTCTCATTTTACAGTCAACTTTATCAAGAATCTTATTTGGTCTTCCCGAAATGCCCCATACAAAAAGCTTTGTCCACTATACCAATCTAAATAAGAAAAAATGGAACTTCACCAGTGATAGACATGCAGAAACCCTGAAAAATATCATGCTGCGTTATTTCACATATTATTCTCCAGCTACTCTTGCAGATTTTTGCCACTGGAGCGGATTAAAAAAATCTTTTGTTGAGGGAAAATTTAATGAAATAAAGAATTCCCTTGAAGAATTTTCATTTGATAACAAAAAATACTATCTTCCAAAAAATGATGAAGATTTGCTTGCCCTAAAAAATGACAACAGATTCAATGACAATAAGGAAGCTCTTCTTCTTGGAAAATTTGATCCTTTGTTTGTATGTTATAAACACAAGGACTGGATTGCATCACCTGCACAGGAAAAAGAAGTATGGCGTACCTCTGCTATAATAGAAGCAGTTTTTCTTCTCGGAAACAGGCTTTCAGGAACATGGCGTTATGAAACGAAAGGAAAAAATATAAATTTTAACTTTTTTATGTTTGAAAAAGTTAATGCTTCAGAAAAGAAAAAACTGATAAAAAAAGCTGAAAATCTTGCATTATTTCAGAAAAAGAAAATAAATGAAGTCAATTTTAACAGTTATTAA
- a CDS encoding DUF1439 domain-containing protein, with amino-acid sequence MKKVLNFLFLALFLIFGYGLYLYIQPEVGIPNFLIQMSVNKKFPIEKSYAVGKIKLSHPKTTLIGDTLIIEAKYKNQAVGDSISGTMTFQTHVKYDSVDSKLYLDKFELVSVTKDGKDIDMQKHPIIRTALGASFKGLEKEPILDLNDFSFVEDIKISDGKFIVYK; translated from the coding sequence ATGAAAAAAGTTTTAAATTTTTTATTTTTAGCTCTTTTTCTTATATTTGGATACGGACTGTATCTATATATACAACCAGAGGTAGGAATTCCGAACTTTCTTATTCAAATGTCGGTAAATAAGAAATTTCCTATTGAAAAAAGTTATGCTGTGGGCAAAATAAAGTTAAGTCACCCAAAGACTACATTAATAGGTGACACGTTGATTATAGAAGCAAAATATAAAAACCAGGCTGTCGGAGACAGCATCAGCGGTACCATGACATTCCAGACACATGTAAAATATGATTCGGTTGATTCTAAGCTCTATCTTGATAAGTTTGAACTGGTAAGCGTTACCAAGGACGGCAAAGATATTGACATGCAGAAGCACCCTATTATAAGAACAGCATTAGGTGCTTCGTTCAAAGGGCTGGAAAAAGAGCCTATTCTTGATCTGAATGATTTTTCCTTTGTGGAAGATATCAAAATTTCAGACGGGAAATTTATAGTTTACAAATAA